From a single Stackebrandtia endophytica genomic region:
- a CDS encoding pyridoxal-phosphate dependent enzyme has product MTDINPYLELLESSWHRRYVDAFGLRKVSAEAAWSAVVDEKILGEEWSTVGHTPLVEVPGPKHGARVMAKLEWHNPTGTVKDRVACGLVAHYLLAAPEGSARKLVEYSGGSLARAMSSVCRAADIDFTIVTYPCQPGDEFYDYLASQGATIRCITEEQVFLDLMTTCRQIAEQETDRFWLFQHHNPLNAALHEASTGREIVRQLGDDRPAAWVASIGTGGTLVGTARALRDAYGDIRVVGTTPSEAPYGMIADGHNIPVYSGSGGHGWGIRQPLVRQADRMSHRNVSKEVSLSGMRHFRDLTGMQIGSSAAANWIIAFEIAATLDPSETVVTVFPSAGTPTDLAEAFESVPTRYPRLVDDLLAHGIR; this is encoded by the coding sequence ATGACAGACATCAATCCGTATCTGGAACTGCTGGAGTCGAGTTGGCACCGCCGATACGTCGACGCCTTCGGCCTTCGAAAAGTCTCCGCCGAGGCGGCCTGGTCGGCGGTCGTCGATGAGAAGATCCTCGGCGAGGAATGGTCCACCGTCGGACACACCCCGCTGGTCGAGGTTCCGGGGCCCAAACACGGCGCCCGGGTCATGGCGAAACTGGAGTGGCACAATCCGACGGGGACGGTCAAGGACCGTGTCGCCTGTGGACTCGTGGCACACTACCTACTCGCAGCACCCGAAGGGTCGGCACGCAAACTCGTCGAGTATTCGGGCGGGAGCCTCGCCCGCGCCATGTCCTCGGTCTGCCGAGCGGCGGACATCGACTTCACCATCGTCACCTACCCCTGTCAACCGGGCGACGAATTCTACGACTACCTCGCCTCGCAGGGGGCGACGATCAGGTGCATCACCGAGGAGCAGGTCTTCCTCGACCTCATGACGACCTGTCGACAGATAGCGGAGCAGGAGACCGACCGCTTCTGGCTCTTCCAGCATCACAACCCGTTGAACGCCGCACTGCATGAAGCCTCGACCGGGCGGGAGATCGTGCGTCAACTGGGCGACGACCGCCCCGCCGCATGGGTCGCGTCGATCGGCACCGGCGGCACCCTGGTGGGAACCGCACGAGCACTGCGAGACGCGTACGGCGACATCCGTGTCGTAGGCACGACTCCGTCCGAGGCACCGTACGGCATGATCGCCGACGGTCACAACATCCCGGTCTACTCCGGCTCCGGCGGGCACGGATGGGGAATCCGGCAACCGCTGGTACGACAGGCGGACCGAATGAGCCATCGCAATGTCAGCAAGGAGGTCTCCCTCTCCGGGATGCGGCATTTCCGCGACCTCACCGGGATGCAGATCGGTTCCTCGGCCGCCGCCAACTGGATCATCGCGTTCGAGATCGCCGCGACGTTGGATCCCTCCGAGACCGTCGTGACGGTGTTCCCCAGTGCCGGAACACCGACCGACCTCGCCGAGGCCTTCGAGTCCGTTCCCACCCGGTACCCACGGTTGGTCGACGACCTGCTCGCGCACGGCATTCGTTGA